The following coding sequences lie in one Alloacidobacterium dinghuense genomic window:
- a CDS encoding alcohol dehydrogenase, with the protein MGSTYRAVEVSTPGVLRVVERPISKPAAGQVRLRVEACGVCHSDLATVQGDYPGLKLPRVPGHEVVGRIEEIGPNVSKWKIGQRVGVGFLGGQDGECEPCLRGDFANCLNPVISGITTDGGYAEVMIAEARALASIPDELTSADAAPLLCAGITTFNALRNAGLRAGDLVGIQGIGGLGHLGVQFARRMGFRIVAINNGPEKSDLAKKLGAHFYVDAAAEDVAAALQRMGGAKAILATAPSGKAIAALVPALAVCGKLIVVGVAPDAIEVSSPSLVFGQRSIYGSLTGSAIDTQDTLAFSVLQEVRPMIETLPLDKAPEAFARMMDGKARFRMVLVMKNGAEVSAV; encoded by the coding sequence ATGGGAAGCACATATAGGGCGGTCGAAGTATCAACACCTGGCGTACTCCGTGTTGTCGAACGGCCGATTTCGAAGCCGGCGGCTGGTCAAGTTCGCCTACGCGTCGAAGCATGTGGCGTTTGTCATTCCGATTTAGCGACGGTACAGGGCGATTATCCGGGCCTGAAATTGCCGCGAGTGCCCGGGCATGAGGTCGTAGGCCGAATCGAGGAGATTGGCCCGAATGTCTCTAAATGGAAGATCGGGCAACGCGTAGGTGTCGGTTTTTTGGGCGGCCAAGACGGCGAATGTGAGCCGTGCCTACGCGGAGATTTTGCGAACTGCCTCAATCCCGTCATATCAGGAATCACAACCGACGGTGGTTATGCCGAGGTGATGATTGCCGAAGCACGAGCTCTCGCTTCAATTCCTGATGAGCTCACTTCCGCAGATGCCGCCCCTCTTCTCTGTGCTGGCATAACGACCTTCAATGCATTGCGTAACGCGGGCTTGCGCGCGGGCGATCTGGTTGGCATTCAGGGAATCGGCGGGCTTGGACACTTGGGAGTTCAGTTTGCCAGGCGCATGGGATTCCGCATCGTCGCCATCAATAACGGACCGGAAAAGTCGGACCTGGCCAAGAAGTTGGGCGCGCACTTCTATGTGGATGCTGCGGCAGAAGATGTTGCTGCTGCGCTACAACGGATGGGCGGCGCCAAAGCGATCCTGGCGACCGCTCCAAGCGGTAAGGCGATCGCCGCACTGGTCCCGGCCCTCGCAGTTTGCGGCAAGTTGATCGTGGTTGGAGTCGCGCCCGACGCTATCGAGGTCTCCTCCCCATCCCTGGTGTTCGGACAGCGTTCAATTTATGGCAGCTTGACGGGCAGCGCCATCGACACTCAGGACACGCTGGCGTTCAGCGTCCTGCAGGAGGTGCGGCCCATGATCGAGACGCTTCCGCTTGACAAGGCGCCCGAGGCTTTCGCTCGCATGATGGATGGAAAGGCGCGTTTTCGGATGGTGTTGGTCATGAAAAACGGCGCAGAGGTGAGCGCAGTGTGA
- a CDS encoding STAS domain-containing protein: MTLKIEQLSGEHGTQIRLSGELRSENIDQVRAEIERSGPSGLDLEEVDLVGVEGIRFLNTCKAEGIPLLHCSPYIQEWMLREQGRSKVSTKKRKKG; this comes from the coding sequence ATGACGCTCAAGATCGAACAGCTTTCCGGTGAGCATGGAACGCAAATTCGGCTGAGTGGAGAGCTTCGATCGGAGAACATTGATCAGGTGAGAGCCGAGATTGAGCGAAGCGGGCCATCGGGTTTGGATTTGGAAGAAGTGGATCTCGTGGGTGTCGAAGGCATTCGCTTTCTTAATACGTGTAAGGCGGAGGGCATACCGCTGCTGCATTGTTCGCCTTATATCCAGGAGTGGATGCTCCGGGAACAAGGCCGGTCCAAAGTATCCACTAAGAAGCGTAAGAAGGGATAG
- a CDS encoding aldehyde dehydrogenase family protein: MGDLVIETVSVQDLFDKQKEHFATDATKTYEWRVDQLNRLIHMLKDNYERFADASRRDFKTASQENAFEVSASIATSEFAKSQLKEWMKPVEAPLPKFLAASGHKGMVYREPYGVTLIICPFNGPLLLSLRPAVGALSAGNPCILKLSEALLATDELLLELIPKYFEPEALSAVVGGREVVTNLLKLPFDFMFLTGSVGVGKVVMRAAAENLTPVLLELGGQNPAIVDETANIPDAAKKIVWGATAWGGQWCTSPGYAVVHESMAEEFVAECKKAVVELYGTDPKSTSDYSRVISSAAVERLASLIDPKKVVYGGKSDAAARYLDPTILYPISWSDKIMEGEIFGPILPILTYSNLGSLLAKIKSLPKPLAGYVFSRNQQAIDRVLQSLSFGGGAVNQTNVSLFIESMPYGGVGTSGIGNYYGKYGYDSLTHAKSVLISPPDIAIEHLFPPYTPEKVQELDQWFEY, from the coding sequence ATGGGCGATTTAGTAATCGAAACGGTTTCCGTTCAGGATTTGTTCGACAAACAGAAGGAACATTTTGCCACAGATGCAACCAAGACTTATGAGTGGAGAGTCGACCAGCTGAACCGGTTAATTCACATGCTCAAGGACAACTATGAGCGTTTCGCTGACGCCTCGCGCAGGGACTTCAAGACGGCGTCCCAAGAGAACGCCTTCGAGGTTTCAGCTTCGATCGCAACCAGCGAATTCGCAAAGTCCCAGCTTAAAGAATGGATGAAGCCTGTCGAGGCTCCCCTTCCGAAATTCCTCGCTGCATCCGGACATAAGGGAATGGTGTACCGCGAGCCTTACGGGGTTACGCTGATCATCTGTCCATTCAATGGACCCCTTTTGTTGTCGTTGCGTCCCGCGGTTGGCGCCCTGTCGGCCGGCAACCCCTGCATCTTGAAGCTCTCTGAAGCGCTGCTGGCAACGGACGAGTTGCTACTGGAGTTGATACCCAAGTATTTCGAGCCGGAAGCTCTGAGCGCCGTGGTCGGTGGCCGAGAAGTAGTGACGAATCTCTTGAAGCTTCCATTTGATTTCATGTTTCTCACAGGAAGCGTGGGTGTGGGCAAGGTAGTGATGCGAGCGGCTGCTGAGAACCTCACTCCAGTATTGCTCGAACTGGGCGGACAGAACCCGGCTATTGTTGATGAGACAGCGAACATTCCAGATGCAGCCAAGAAAATTGTCTGGGGCGCAACGGCATGGGGAGGACAGTGGTGCACATCGCCCGGCTATGCAGTCGTTCATGAGTCCATGGCAGAAGAGTTCGTGGCGGAATGCAAAAAAGCTGTCGTCGAACTCTACGGGACAGATCCCAAGAGCACTTCCGATTACTCGCGTGTCATAAGCTCCGCCGCTGTCGAAAGGCTCGCGTCCCTGATCGATCCTAAGAAGGTCGTTTACGGCGGGAAATCGGACGCTGCAGCCCGTTATCTCGACCCGACCATCCTCTACCCGATTTCCTGGTCTGACAAAATCATGGAAGGCGAAATTTTTGGGCCGATTTTGCCAATCCTCACTTATTCCAACCTAGGGTCGTTACTCGCTAAGATCAAGTCGTTGCCAAAGCCACTCGCCGGCTACGTGTTCAGCCGAAATCAGCAGGCGATCGATCGCGTGTTGCAATCCCTTTCATTCGGGGGAGGCGCGGTAAATCAGACCAATGTTTCCTTGTTCATTGAGTCCATGCCGTACGGAGGAGTGGGAACGTCGGGCATCGGGAATTACTACGGGAAGTACGGTTACGATTCCCTTACGCACGCCAAGTCAGTCCTGATATCTCCGCCGGACATAGCCATTGAGCACCTTTTCCCGCCCTACACGCCCGAAAAGGTACAGGAACTCGATCAATGGTTCGAGTACTAG
- a CDS encoding DUF1569 domain-containing protein, whose amino-acid sequence MSGVAIVRYIPRAFRVKQVDGNLFFTEEKRHEYRRRVESVTSQSPRQWGTMEVDQMLHHLNLACGGSLGFYNLPDESYLTSRTFFKWILVDWFPEQPVGLRLPAGFKIPHSQRFEFAYEKAQLLKILEANWNARTADAWKPHPMFGKMTAKEWGKLLQIHVDYHLRQFAL is encoded by the coding sequence ATGTCAGGAGTAGCAATTGTCCGCTATATTCCTCGGGCCTTCCGGGTGAAGCAAGTGGATGGGAATCTCTTTTTCACGGAGGAGAAGCGGCATGAATATCGCCGTCGTGTAGAGAGTGTGACGTCTCAATCGCCGCGTCAGTGGGGGACCATGGAGGTTGACCAGATGCTTCACCACCTCAACCTGGCGTGCGGAGGCTCACTGGGTTTCTACAATCTCCCCGACGAGAGTTACCTGACTTCGCGGACGTTCTTCAAGTGGATTCTCGTCGATTGGTTTCCGGAGCAGCCAGTCGGACTACGGCTTCCAGCAGGCTTCAAAATCCCGCATTCGCAGCGATTTGAGTTCGCGTACGAAAAGGCACAGCTGCTAAAAATCTTAGAGGCTAACTGGAACGCAAGAACTGCCGATGCCTGGAAGCCACACCCTATGTTCGGCAAAATGACGGCAAAGGAATGGGGCAAGCTCTTGCAGATTCATGTGGATTATCACCTGAGACAGTTTGCACTCTAA
- a CDS encoding NAD-dependent dehydratase: MKVLILGATGLVGRNALAQALAQPAITQVIAPTRRPLTKQDKLMNPVAPKLELLLPEAAGWGPDAIICATGTTIKKAGSKEAFRSVDHDLPLSFARFAHQAGTENFALVSAIGASVDSSFFYARVKGELERDIREIASGRSPSCGPASSEENAMRFVLPKASC, encoded by the coding sequence ATGAAGGTCCTGATTCTCGGAGCAACGGGGTTGGTGGGTCGGAATGCATTGGCACAGGCTCTTGCACAGCCGGCAATCACACAGGTCATAGCGCCAACCCGGAGACCACTGACAAAGCAGGACAAGCTGATGAACCCGGTGGCCCCAAAGTTGGAGCTGCTGCTACCGGAAGCGGCAGGGTGGGGACCCGACGCTATAATCTGCGCCACCGGCACAACGATCAAGAAGGCAGGATCGAAAGAAGCCTTCCGTTCGGTCGATCACGATCTGCCTTTATCGTTCGCGCGATTCGCTCACCAAGCAGGCACAGAGAACTTCGCACTTGTCTCGGCCATAGGAGCATCGGTCGATTCGTCCTTCTTTTACGCAAGGGTAAAAGGTGAACTCGAACGAGATATTCGCGAGATCGCTTCAGGTCGCTCACCATCGTGCGGCCCAGCATCATCGGAGGAGAACGCGATGAGGTTCGTTTTGCCGAAAGCCTCGTGCTGA